CATTGCTTCCTGGACCTGGGTATTAGGAAGGAGGATCGAGTTTAAAAAAAATTCTTTAGGGAGAGCGATTGCAATGCTTCCTTGATGAAGATATCCTTGTTTTCGTCGTCTTTGGGCAGCTCCAGCCACTTTTCTTCCCTCTAGCATCACATCATAGATTGTGGGCTTAGCCATGCAGAAGTGACGACAATTCTCATCGAGAGGGGTCGGCTCATCTGGGAGAAGAGAGGGTTCGTTTTCAAAAAAAGTCTTTACTCCCCTTTTAACCGCGCTATTGATAAAATCATAGTTGTCGAGTGTGTTAAGTGAGAAATGAGGATGATCTGCGGGGACTAAGACTGAAAAAGCTAAGTCGCTGACATGAAATACGATTCCACCACCGGTAGGACGACGGGCTAAAGAGAGGCCCATTTGACCTGCCGCCCCTAAGTCTAGGAACTTGCCCGGATCTAGAAAATAGCCATGAGTCGCCGCATCCCCCTCCCAATCATAGAAGTGGAGAATGGGAGCGTCGCTTGGTTGCATTCTTTCAAGAAGGTCCCGGTCAATTTCCATGTTCTTTTGAGCGGAAGCGGTGCCGGTATCTAAAATTTTCCACATTGCTAATCACACCTGGTAAAGAGGTTAAAACGTATCAGAAAAGGAGATAAAAAAACAGGGCACAATTTAAATTCCCAAAAAAATGATAACATGGGCAGAATACAAATTATGGAAGGGGAATATAATCACTTGATTAGTTTGGCTTAAAATATTAATCTTTAATGAGATTAGTGTTTCAACTTAGACTAATAAAACCACGGGCATCATGATGTTTGATAAGTTCACAAACCGGGCCAAGCAGGTCATAAAACTCGCTAAGAAAGAGGCTCAACGCCTCAATCATAATTACTTGGGAACGGAACACATTCTGCTCGGCCTCCTCAAGCTGGGGCAAGGGATTGCAGTGAACGTACTGCGCAATCTCAATGTCGATTACGACACTGTCTTGGCTGAAGTGGAACGCCTTGTGGGCTTTGGACCTGAGATTCAAGTTTATGGGGACCCAGCTCTCACTGGAAAGGTGAAGAAGGTCTTTGAATATGCAAACGAAGAAGCGGCCGCTCTAAACCATAATTATGTGGGAACAGAGCACCTTCTCCTAGCACTCTTAAGACAGACTGATGGTGTTGCCACTCAAATCCTAGAAAATCTCAATATCAACCTAAAAGAAGTTCGAAAAGAGGTTCTAAAAGAGCTTGAAACCTTTAACCTTCAACTTCCTCCAATGGGAATGTCTGGGTCTCCTTCAACGCCTCGGCAAGAAAGAGCTTCATCTGCGCCTGGATCAGAAAAGCTCCCAGCACTTCGTGCTTATGGACATGACCTGACAGAACTTTGCCGGGAAGGAAAGCTTGACCCTGTGATTGGAAGAAAAAATGAAGTCGAGCGCCTGATCTTAATCCTCTGCCGTCGCCGAAAAAACAACCCTGTTCTTATTGGAGAAGCCGGTGTTGGTAAAACGGCAATTGTTGAAGGGCTTGCACACTCAATTGTGAATGGAGAAGCCCCCGATCACCTGACAAAGAAAAAGCTCATTTCTCTTGATCTGACCCTTATGATTGCGGGAACGAAGTACCGAGGACAGTTCGAAGAGCGTATCAAAGCGGTCATGGATGAAGTGAAGAAGCATGGAAACATCCTTCTCTTTATCGATGAACTTCATACAATTGTGGGAGCAGGAGCTGCTGAAGGCGCGATTGATGCTTCAAATATTTTAAAACCCGCTCTTTCGCGTGGAGAAATTCAGTGTATTGGTGCCACAACCCTTGATGAATACCGAAAACATATTGAAAAAGATGCCGCCTTAGAGCGTCGATTCCAGAAAATTCAAGTCGCTCCTCCCTCTGTGGAAGAAGCAACAGAAATCATCACAGGACTCAAAGAAAAATATCAAGAACACCACAAGTGTATCTATACCGAAGAAGCAATTCGAAGCGCTGTTTACCTTTCTGATAGGTACATCACAGGACGGTTTCTCCCCGATAAAGCAATCGACTTAATCGATGAAGCAGGTGCAAAAGCGCGGATCTCGATGCTTCACCAGCCTCAAGAGATTCATCAGCTCGAGATTCAAATTGAGGAACTCCGCAAAGCTAAAGAGGAGTCGATTGGTAAGCAGGAGTATGAAAAAGCTGCAAACCTTCGCGATAATGAAAAAAATCTGCGCGAAAAACTCGCCAAAGAAATCACCCTTTGGGAAAAGAATAAAGAAGAGAATCAAGTTGTTGTTGATGAAGATGATGTTGCATCTGTCGTAGCAAAACACACCCGCATCCCCATGTCTCGCTTGACAGAAGGGGAGGCATCGAAAGTTCTCAAAATGCACGAGATCCTAAAAGATTATATCGTTGGACAGGAGAAGGCACTCGATACAGTCTGTCGCTCTCTTCGTCGCAGCAAGGCCGATATCAAAGATCCTAATCGTCCCATCGGTGCCTTCCTCCTTCTTGGACCCACAGGGGTTGGTAAAACCCTCCTTGCCAAGCAACTTGCCATTCATATGTTTGGTGGAGAAGACGCCCTGATCCAAGTTGACATGTCTGAATACATGGAGAAGTTCGCGGTGAGCCGCATGACAGGATCGCCTCCAGGATACGTAGGGCACGAGGAAGGTGGCCAGCTTACCGAACAGGTCCGTCGTCGCCCTTACTCTGTTGTCCTCTTTGACGAAGTCGAAAAAGCTCATCCTGATGTGATGAATCTCCTCCTTCAAATTCTTGAAGATGGAAAACTCACTGATTCTATGGGACGCAAAGTGGATTTCCGTAACACGATTATCCTCATGACGTCTAATCTTGGCTCTGACTTAATCCGCCGCACAACTGAGGTTGGCTTTGGAGTTAAAGAGGGGATGCCTGACTACAATACCATGAAAGATAAGATCGACAAAGCGGTGAAAAAACACTTCAAGCCAGAATTTATTAATCGTCTAGATGACCTCGTCATCTTCAAAGCTCTTGATAAGGATAACCTCATGAAAATCATTGAGATTGAGGTTGCAAAACTCAAAGCGCGACTCGAAAGAAAAAATATCATTATTCAGCTCACCGGTAATGTGAAAACCCATCTTGTTGACAAAGGACATCAGCCTGAAATGGGTGCTCGTACTTTGCGTCGCTGCATCGAACAACTCCTTGAAGATCCTCTTGCTGAGAAACTTCTTCTCGAAGGTGATGAACCTAAGCAGATCGTCATCGATTTTAAGGATGAAAAGATCACATTCACCGATGAAGATCTTCCTAAAGAAGAGAAGAAAAAAGAGAAAAAGAAAAAACTCGCTGGCTCAACAACCACGAAGGATGAAGAAGAGAGTTAAAGTTGGGCGCTATAACTCTATACTTAGTGTGGTATTTCCGGTGATAGCAAAAGTTCCTGCTACCGGGATGGCTATGCCAAAGTTAGCATTGGCATTGGCCACACTTGGGTTCTGGTGCAACTTTTCCCTTTTGTTGAAAGAAGAAGGGATGAAAGTAATGGATCGTTTCATTTCCCTCCTCTTTTGTCGGAGACATATACATATCATGGATTATTGACTTAGCATCAACCTGCTTTGATACAACTATCCAATGACACTCCCTCAAGATAATTGCCAATACAGGTCACATGAGGATAATGCTCTTTAAGATGTTCTTTAAAAACGTCGACTCTTTCGAGATGACCCACTCCATATTGCGGAACGGCATGAGGATACGTTTTGACATGCACTGCTGAAGGAAATGATTCGATCCTTAGATGTCGTTTGAGTGCAGAAAGGGCTTCTTCTCTCCCTCCATTGCGGAGCATAACAGTCAGACGTGTTTCCCCTTCTTGGTCTTGACTTGGAAAGATTGAGGAATCAAATACAACTCCTAAAATTGTTTCATTTTCTTTGGAGGGAACGAGATACCCAAATCCTTGTGGAGTAAGTCCTGCTTCCTTGAAGGCAATATTCACAACAGTTAAGGGAACAGAGGGGACCGATTCGAAAAAAGTTTCCACGACAGCGTCTCCTTTAAAAAAGGAGGGAACAACTGAAGATGGAACGGCAAGAATTGTCCTCTCTTTTGGCAGTTCCTCTAGTGGAGTGTTCACATGAATCGCGCCTTTTCCTTGTTCGACAAGTCGATCGATAAGGATTTGAAGTCCTCCCTTTAGAGTCAGAAGTCCTTTTGTTTTTTTCTCTTTTTTTCGTTTAAAAAATGCGCGTGTCAGCGATCCATACCTTTGCTCCATTGCTTTAAGCTCTGGGAAGCAGGCAGAAATCGAAAGGTGATGGATATCTCCTGCAAAAATTCCCAGGGTCAAAGGATCAAACAACGTTTCGGCTGCAAATTTTCCAAGACGCCGCTCTACAAAAGAGGCAATCGACTCATCGCCAGCCCAAGGGTAAGGTTGGCGCCATTCTCTAAGAAGCGCTGGAATAAGCTTAGGAATAAAAGAGGAAAGAGAACGAAGTTTTTGGTCGACCCAGAGATAGCGCTTTCTTGCATTTTTGCTTGAATAAATGATTTCCGATTGAAGGTCGAGCTCCTCAATGAGCTGAAGAAGCGCGCCACTGCGCGATGCCTTAATTGTTCGGGGCCCCCTTTCGAAGAAATAAGGATCTTGCGACGACTCAATACACCCCCCAAGGCGTCCACTTTTTTCATAAAGAGTAATTTCTGCCTCTGGGAACTGCCTTGAAAGCCTGTACCGTGCAGCAAGACCCGAGATTCCCCCACCAACAATCACAACTTTTTCCATAGCATGTATCCTTTGTATAACGTAAGACTAACATGTGACAGATTTTTATACTTAATGGAGTTCAATAGTCTCTTCAAGAATTTTGACTCTTTCGTCAAAATTTTTAAAAAAAACTCAATTGATTTAAGCTTACTTTCAATCACTTTCTGAAAGACATTTAGGCTATCAGAACTTCTGACCTCTACTCCCTCTTTGCGCAATTCATCAACAGAAACTTTTCCTTGGGTATATCTTTCAATCTTAAGGGCTAATTCTAGTGATGCCTTTCTTTCTTTTTTAAGCAGTTGATAGAGCTATGATGCTGAGATCCCTAAATCTGCAGCGAATTTTTTTACTGGTAAATCGTGTTTGAATAGACAGTCTCTCATGGTCATTTATATAAAAAAGGCTAACTTCAAAAGAGCTTTTTTTCATGTGTAATTATCACACATTTGTGTAATTCCTTGACTTTACTCCCGTGTCAGTTTTTAATCCAAGGGACGCACACAAGGAGGTTAGCCATGATGCAAACAATATGCGAAAGGGAAGAAAAAATTGTTGCCGATTTGAAATTGCTTCGAGATGAGATTATTGCGGGTTTCGAAAATTTTGAGCCCACGGCACTCTTCGAAAGAAAAGAGTGGGACCATCATAGCGGCGGCGGCGGCGAAATTTCGGTGATTCGCGGAGATGTTTTCGAAAAGGCTGCGGTTAATTGGTCTGGAGTCAAAGGAACAAAGCTCCCTTTTAATGACGAGGAAGAACCTTTTTTTGCAACAGGAGTCAGTCTAATCACCCACATGAAAAATCCTTTTATGCCTACGGTTCACATGAATGTCCGATACATTCGAACCGGTGACAGGTGGTGGTTTGGAGGAGGATATGACTTGACGCCAATGGGCTTTGATAAAAATGAAGACACGAAGCATTTCCACGGAGTTGCAAAAAAAGCCCTTGGAGAGTCTCTCTACAATGAATTTTCAAAAAACGCTGCAGATTACTACACTATTAAGCATTGGAAAAAAGAACGTGGCGTGGGTGGAATTTTTTTTGATTATTACAACACGGGAGACTTTGAGAAAGACTACGGGATGTGGAAAGAGGTAGGCTCTACCTTTTTAGATGCGATCCTTCCTGTTTATGAAAAACGGAAAGATACTCCTTATACCGAAAAAGACAAAGCGGTGCAAAATCGATTGCGCGCCCACTATGTGGAGTTCAATCTTCTTTATGATCGGGGAACAAAGTTTGGGTTTACATCAGGAGGCAATCCAGAAGCAATCTTATGCTCCATGCCTCCCACTGCTACGTGGTGAGAAATTTTTGACAGTGTCAACAAATGCCCGGACATGATCAACAGGAATATCGGGCAGGACCCCATGTCCTAAGTTTACAATATATCCAGGGTCCCCTTCCATGCTTCGAAGCATTTTCTCTGTCTCTTGTTGAATCGCTGCTGGGGGAGCATAAAGAATCTCGGGATCAAGGTTGCCTTGCACGGCAATGGTTCCTGGCACGCGCTTCCGAACCTCATGAAGAGGATAGGTCCAATCAAAACTAATAGCATCAGGTCTCAAAGCAACAAATTCCGAAACAAAATGCGAAGCGGCGCGCGAAAAAAGAATAACGGGAACATCAACAGCTTCGACAATTTGCTTTAAAAATGGTTGAGCAAAGCGGCAAAACTCCGTTCGCGAAAGGAGGTTTGCCCATGAGTCAAAAATCTGAATAGCATCAACCCCCGCCTCCACTTGCATCTTGAGATAAGCAATACTCTGATTGGTAATCACCTGAAGAAGCTCAAAGGCGCTTTCAGGATCGGAATAAAGCCACTTCTTTACCTTCTTCCCCGTCATATACGTCATAACAGTAAAGGGGCCTCCACAAAAGCCAATCAGAGGAACATCGATTTCCTTTTTCAATAGATGAATCCCTTCTTTAACAAATGAGAGCGCTTCTTCCACAGGTTTTGGTTGGACGTGAAGAAGATCATTCCCCTCTCCTATTTTGGGAGAAACAACAGGCCCCCCCTTTCCAGGAAAAGAGACATCGAGTCCTAGAGCTAAGGGAACATGAAGGATATCTGCAAAAAGGATCGCTGCATCCACTCCAATAATATCGAGTGGTTGCTTCGTAATTTCAAAAATCAGCTCAGGATTGCGAAACATTTCCTCGAGAGGATATTTTTGGCGGATTGCCTGATACTCTGGAAGATAGCGTCCGGCCTGCCGCATGATCCAAACAGGAGGACGCTCAGCCGTATTTTTGCATGCTAGGGCGTTTAAAAACCTAGGAGGTGAGGAGACGGCTGAGGATATCATCAACTGTAAACCCAAATTCTTTTGCGATATCACTCATTGGAGCAGAACGGCCAAACTCATCAATTGAGATCGCAATTCCATTATCTCCAATAAAGCGGTGCCAACCAAAACTGACTCCAGCTTCAATTGAAACTCTCTGTCCTAATTCGCCACCACTAACGCTTTGTTGATATTCTTTATCTTGGAGATCAAAGAGCTCCCAGCAGGGAAGCGAGACAACACGCACCTGTTTCCCTTGCTTTTCAAGTGCCGCAGCAACATCCATTGCAAGAGAAATTTCGGACCCCGTTGCAAAGAGGCAATAGTCACATTTTCCGCTTTCTTTCTTCAAAATATATCCACCGCGCCCAGCTCCTTCGTTAAAGGGAAGGGCTGTTTCCTTAAGTGTTGGAAGATTTTGTCTCGTGAGAACCAATGCCGTGGGGTAGGGATAATTTAGCGCAGAGAGCCAAGCTGCTTTCACTTCATTTGAATCTCCCGGACGGAAGACATGAAGGTTTGGCATGGCACGGAGAGCTGCTAAATGTTCAACAGGCTGGTGCGTCGGACCATCTTCCCCCAAAAAGACTGAGTCGTGGGTGAATTGATAGATCACATGGTACTTTGCTAAACACGCAAGGCGACAGGCATTCCGCAAATAGTCTGAAAAGGTAAAAAAAGTTCCCACGTAGGGGAGGATCATATGCGTTTGGAAAAGGCCCGATGCAATCGTTGCCATTCCAAACTCGCGGATTCCATATTTAATGTTGCGGCCTTTAAAGTCATTTTGACCAACAAGAGGGAATTGTTTCATCATGGTACAATCTGATCCCGAAAGATCCGCCGAGCCACCATAAAGAAAGGGAAGTTCATTTCCTAAAACTTGGATCACTTCCTGTGAAGCTTTCCTCCCTGAAATGGAAGCGGGAAACTCAATCTTATTAAGCCTTGCTTCTAAGTCAGCAGGAATAACCCTCTCAAGCATTGCTTGATATTCTTTTGCTAAATCAGGGTGCGCCTTTTGCCACGTATTGAAATACTGTTTCCATTCCCCTTCTAAATTCTCTTGCTTAGAAAGTTTTTCCTCAAAGAAGGTTTTTACCGACTGAGGAATATAAAACTCCTCTTCAGGAAGCCCCAATGCTTCTTTTGCTGCTATGACTTCATCAGGTCCAAGTGGAGAGCCATGGGCTTTCGATGAATTGGCTTTGTTGGGAGATCCTTTTCCGATAATGGTGTGGCATTCGATATAAATGGGTCGGGTTTGGCTTTCTCGAATCGTACTCATAACTTCATCGATCGAATCAAGATCGTTTCCATCCATCTCTAAAACTTCGAAGCCGTAAGCCTTGTACCGCGCCTTAACATCTTCAGAAGAAGATTGATCGAGTGTTCCATCTAAGGTGATCTTGTTAGCATCATGAATCAAAATAAGATTATCCAAACAAAGATGCCCAGCAAATGAGCTTGCTTCATTCGAAACCCCTTCCATTAAGCATCCATCTCCTGCTAAACAAACGATTTTTGCATTCAAGATTTGGTGCTCTTCTTCGTTAAACTTTTGCTCAAGAAGTTTGAGACCAAGTGCTTGTCCTACGGCATTTCCAACGCCTTGTCCTAAGGGTCCAGTTGTCGATTCAACTCCTGGAGTTTCTCCATACTCCGGATGCCCTGGGGTCTTTGAGTGAAGTTGCCGAAAATGTTTGATATCATCAAGAGAGAGGTCAAACCCCGATAGGTGAAGGCATGAGTAGAGCCACATCGATCCATGTCCCGCAGACAAAATCATCCGATCTCGATTCATCCACTGTGGATTTTTGGGATTATGGCGGAGAAAGTGACCATAAAGGTAAGCGCCCAGCTCAGCGCACCCCATTGGGAGTCCCGGATGTCCTGAGTTTGCTTTTTGGACAGCTTCAAAGGAAAGTTGCCGAATCGTATTTGCCGTTTTCTCTAAAATTTTCTTGAGTGCGCTATCCATTTTAAATGATCCTTGCATTTCTCCTTCAAATAACCTATTTTTAGGGCTAAACCAGATAGATATCAAGAACAAATTTACAGGCTGTTTGATGCTCTCCCAAGAAATACGAAAAAAGTTCCTCGCCTACTTCAAAGAAAAGGGACATGCAGTCGTTCCCTCCTCTCCAACGATTCCTCATGATGATCCTACCCTCCTCTTTATCAATGCAGGAATGAACCAGTTCAAAGATGTCTTTCTTGGCAAATCAGAGCGCGACTACACAAGGGCAACCTCTTCTCAAAAGTGTATCCGTGTTGGAGGTAAGCATAACGATCTCGACAATGTGGGGCATACCTCGCGCCATATGACCTTCTTTGAAATGCTAGGGAATTTTTCTTTTGGAGACTATTTTAAGAAGGAAGCCATCGACTTCGCTTGGTATGTTTCCACAGAAATTTTTCAATTCGATCCCAAAAGAGTTTGGGTCTCCGTCTTTGAAACAGATGATGAAGCCTACGAGCTATGGAAACCCCATATTGATGAAAAGCGCATTATTCGGCTTGGAGAGGAGGAAAACTTTTGGTCGATGGGCGACACGGGCCCTTGTGGACCTTGCTCTGAGATTCTCTATGATCGTGGAGAAAAATTTGGAACGGGCTCAAGCCCTTTTGAAGACCCCACTGGCGAACGCTATCCTGAATTCTGGAATCTGGTGTTCATGCAATATAATCGCGATCAAAATGGGAAAATAAACCCCCTTCCCAAGCAAAGTGTCGATACCGGAGCTGGACTCGAGAGGGTCGTCTCTTTCATGAAGGAACAAGACAACGTCTTCCAATCTGACATCTTAAGTGCATTGATCACCCGCGTTGAAGAGCTGTCGGGGAAAAAGTATGACGCTAACGATAAACACTTCGCCCCCGCTTTTCATGTGATTGCCGATCATGTTCGAGCCCTTGCGTTTGCTATGGCAGATGGAGCGCAACCGAGCAACATCGAAAGAGGTTACGTTCTGAGAAAGATCCTCCGTCGCGCCGTCCGTTATGGGCGCCTTTTGGGGTTTCAAAAACCTTTCCTTGCAGAGGTTTTCCCCACTCTTGTTGAGACGATGGGAGATGATTATCATGAGCTCAAATCCGCACAAAGCCAAATTAGTGAAGTTCTTTCCATTGAGGAAGAGGGGTTTTTCCGCACACTGCGCCGCGGAGGAAACATCCTAAATTCGATCATTGAAAAAGCTGAAAAATCAGCGCGCAAAGAGATTAGTGGAGAGGCTGCCTTCAAGTTGAAAGATACCTATGGATTCCCTCTTGAGGAAATCCTCCTTATTGCGAAAGATAGTGAACTCTCCGTCAATTTGGATGCCTATGAGCTTCTTGAGAAACAAGCGCGCGACCGTTCGCGGCAAACGCGCACCTCTCACAAACAGATTGCCGAATCTACAATTTTTGAGGAATTTGTCAAACATCATGGGACCTCAGAATTTTTCGGGTACGATAAAGTAGAACTTGAAGGGACAATCAAAGGACTAATCGTTGAGGGAAAAACGGTTGATACAATGGAAGGAGGGCAAGAGGGCCTTGTCATCCTCGACAAAACTCCATTCTATGCTGAAAAAGGGGGGCAAGTCGGAGATCGAGGAACTCTAATTCATGGAAGTGCTCTCTTTAATGTCGCTGATTGTCAAACCCCCTATGCTGGAGTGATTGCTCATCAAGGAGTTCTTAAAGAAGGGATTCTAATGGTTGGTGAACCCGTTGTTGCAAAAATTAATGAAGAGTGGCGAGGGAAAATTGCAAAGCATCATACAGCTACCCACCTCCTTCACTGGGCTCTCCAAAAAGTACTGGGATCCCATATCCGTCAAGCAGGATCTCTTGTTGAACCAGGCCGCCTCCGCTTTGATTTTAACCACCATAAAGCATTGACTAAAGAAGAAATCAGAGAAATTGAGCAACTTGTCAATGAAAAAATCTGGGAGAACAAACCTCTAAAAACTTACGAGCTGCAGCTTGAAGATGTCCAAAATCACCCTGAAATTAAGCAATTTTTTGGGGAAAAATATGGGAAGGCTGTCCGTGTTGTTGATATCAATGGATACTCTAAAGAGCTTTGCGGGGGAACCCATGTCAATAATGTTGGAGAAATCGGGTACTTTCGTATTGCAAAAGAGGCAAGCATTGCTAAGGGAGTCCGCCGTATTGAAGGTGTCACTGGCAAAGAAGCTGAGAAACTTCGCTATGCCCTAGAAGACCAACTCAAGAGTATTGCCTTAACACTTAAAGCAAACATTCCCAAAGTTGAAGATTCTCTAAAGGCCCTCGTAAAAGAAAATGAAGGGCTCAAAGAAAAAGCTCTTTTTGAGCGAAAAAAACACCTTAACGAGCTTACTACAACTCTACTTAGAACTGTGAAGAGCGTCAACAATATCCCCATCCTTAGTGCTATCGTTGATGTTGAGAAAAAAGAACTCAATGACCTTGGAACCAATATTCTTGAGAGAATGAAAACAGGTGTCCTTCTTCTCTGCGTTATTCAAGGAGAACAGTGCCAGTTGTTCTTACGTGTTTCTCCCGACCTTGTCGAGCAAGGAATTCACGCCAATGTGCTTATCAAAGAGATTGCAGCAATTGTCGAAGGTGCTGGTGGCGGGAAAAAGGACACTGCACAGGCTGGCGGGAAGAACACCAAAGGCGTTATTATCGCCTTCGACAAGATTCAAGAAATGCTCGAAAACCCCTGAGAGCACCTTCTTGTTCGTCAATGTATGACTGAATCATCTCATCCGTAATATTTCCTGAGCTTACCGCTAGGCTCTGTCCCTAAAGATAAAAATTGATTAGACTTGCATAAAGTAAAACCGAAGGAAGAAGACATGGGAATGATGACAGGTAATTTTTAGAAGCTGTTTATTGGGTGCTAAGAACGGGTGCTCCTTGGAGAGATTTACCCTCAGAATTTGGCTCGTGGAAAACGATATATAACCGTTATAGCCGATGGGTCAAGAAAGGACATTTGGAGAAAATTTTAGATTTTTTTTACAAGTGAAGCCGATCATGAATGGCATATGATTGATGGAACGACTATTCGGGCTCACCGCCATGCAGCAGGAGCACGGGGAGAACAAGAAAACCAAGCTCTAGGAAGAAGTTGCGGAGGCTTTTCTTCAAAGGATTTATGGAAAAGCAGATGCGTTGGGAATGCCTTTAGGGTTTATTATTACTGCAGGTCAGCAATCTGATATTGGCCAGGGAGAAGCTCTTTTAGGAAATGATTACTGTGATTTTTTGCTTGCTGACAGAGAATATGATAGCGATCCATTTAGGAAAATCTTAGTAGAGAGAGGAATTACTCCGGTAATCCCTGGAAGAAAAAGTAGGAAAGTAACCATTCAGTATGATGAGCATACGTATAAAGAACGAAATGCTGTCGAAAGGTTCTTTGGACGCATTAAAGAGTTCCGAAGAATTGCAACACGTTATGATAAAACAGGTTGTATGTTTAAAAGAGCGCTCTTGTTTGCTTCGATCATCATGTGGTGTAAACTTTGAGGACAGAGCCTAGCGCAAGTTTTTACTTCCTTTTGTTAGGTCTAGCACGAATTTTGGGTTAGCTGTTTACCACATGCATTTTTTTTGAGGGATTGACCTAAAATCTCTCAATCAGTAAAAATGCTTAGTTCACGCGATGGCGGTCGTAGCTCAGTAGGTAGAGCACTTGATTGTGGTTCAAGACGTCGCGGGTTCAAGT
The window above is part of the Candidatus Neptunochlamydia sp. REUL1 genome. Proteins encoded here:
- the alaS gene encoding alanine--tRNA ligase, with amino-acid sequence MLSQEIRKKFLAYFKEKGHAVVPSSPTIPHDDPTLLFINAGMNQFKDVFLGKSERDYTRATSSQKCIRVGGKHNDLDNVGHTSRHMTFFEMLGNFSFGDYFKKEAIDFAWYVSTEIFQFDPKRVWVSVFETDDEAYELWKPHIDEKRIIRLGEEENFWSMGDTGPCGPCSEILYDRGEKFGTGSSPFEDPTGERYPEFWNLVFMQYNRDQNGKINPLPKQSVDTGAGLERVVSFMKEQDNVFQSDILSALITRVEELSGKKYDANDKHFAPAFHVIADHVRALAFAMADGAQPSNIERGYVLRKILRRAVRYGRLLGFQKPFLAEVFPTLVETMGDDYHELKSAQSQISEVLSIEEEGFFRTLRRGGNILNSIIEKAEKSARKEISGEAAFKLKDTYGFPLEEILLIAKDSELSVNLDAYELLEKQARDRSRQTRTSHKQIAESTIFEEFVKHHGTSEFFGYDKVELEGTIKGLIVEGKTVDTMEGGQEGLVILDKTPFYAEKGGQVGDRGTLIHGSALFNVADCQTPYAGVIAHQGVLKEGILMVGEPVVAKINEEWRGKIAKHHTATHLLHWALQKVLGSHIRQAGSLVEPGRLRFDFNHHKALTKEEIREIEQLVNEKIWENKPLKTYELQLEDVQNHPEIKQFFGEKYGKAVRVVDINGYSKELCGGTHVNNVGEIGYFRIAKEASIAKGVRRIEGVTGKEAEKLRYALEDQLKSIALTLKANIPKVEDSLKALVKENEGLKEKALFERKKHLNELTTTLLRTVKSVNNIPILSAIVDVEKKELNDLGTNILERMKTGVLLLCVIQGEQCQLFLRVSPDLVEQGIHANVLIKEIAAIVEGAGGGKKDTAQAGGKNTKGVIIAFDKIQEMLENP
- a CDS encoding transposase; translated protein: MPLGFIITAGQQSDIGQGEALLGNDYCDFLLADREYDSDPFRKILVERGITPVIPGRKSRKVTIQYDEHTYKERNAVERFFGRIKEFRRIATRYDKTGCMFKRALLFASIIMWCKL